In one window of Frigoriglobus tundricola DNA:
- a CDS encoding aldo/keto reductase family protein, protein MSDTALSIDGVTVPRVLYGTAWKEAETQRLTELALRQGFRGIDTANQRKHYFEAAVGQGIAASGMPRAELFLQTKFTFRGGQDHRLPYDPAAPIGAQVEQSFASSLQHLGTDAIDSYVLHGPSTRSGLAPADWEAWRAMEALHASGRTRLLGVSNLTLEQLQELWRGARVKPRFVQNRCYAVRGWDRAVRAFCAANGLTYQGFSLLTGNRDVLAHRELARIASRHGRDVNQVVFRFALAMGMVVLIGTTRASHMRADLDTSGFDLEPDEVARIERIAG, encoded by the coding sequence ATGAGCGACACCGCGTTGTCAATCGACGGCGTAACGGTTCCGCGCGTTCTGTACGGTACGGCGTGGAAGGAGGCCGAGACGCAGCGCCTCACGGAACTGGCGCTGCGTCAGGGCTTCCGGGGCATCGACACCGCGAACCAGCGGAAGCACTACTTCGAGGCCGCGGTGGGGCAGGGGATCGCGGCCAGCGGCATGCCCCGCGCCGAACTCTTTCTGCAAACCAAGTTCACGTTTCGGGGCGGTCAGGACCACCGGCTGCCCTACGACCCGGCCGCGCCGATCGGGGCGCAGGTCGAGCAGTCGTTCGCGAGTTCGCTCCAGCACCTCGGGACGGACGCCATCGATTCGTATGTCTTGCACGGGCCGAGCACCCGATCCGGCCTCGCGCCGGCCGACTGGGAAGCGTGGCGGGCGATGGAAGCGCTTCATGCCAGTGGCCGCACGCGACTCCTCGGCGTGAGCAACCTGACACTCGAACAGCTTCAGGAGTTGTGGCGCGGGGCACGCGTGAAGCCGCGGTTCGTGCAAAACCGCTGCTACGCCGTGCGTGGCTGGGACCGGGCCGTTCGCGCGTTCTGCGCCGCCAATGGGCTGACCTACCAGGGCTTCTCGCTCCTGACCGGCAACCGCGACGTCCTGGCCCACCGGGAACTCGCGCGGATCGCTTCCCGGCACGGTCGCGATGTGAATCAGGTCGTGTTCCGATTCGCGCTGGCTATGGGCATGGTCGTTCTGATCGGGACGACCCGCGCCAGCCACATGCGGGCCGATCTCGATACCAGCGGCTTTGATCTGGAGCCGGACGAGGTTGCCCGGATCGAACGAATTGCCGGCTGA